Proteins encoded within one genomic window of Rhinolophus sinicus isolate RSC01 linkage group LG14, ASM3656204v1, whole genome shotgun sequence:
- the METTL25B gene encoding methyltransferase-like protein 25B isoform X7, translating to MAGSAGWTDTATAGYLATGGAQGRGSGQTPSEFLENPSQSSRLTAPFRKHVRPKKQHEIRRLGELVKKLSDVTACTQVVDVGSGQGHLSRFMSLGLGLKVKSIEGDQRLVGRAQHLDQELLQTLEKEDRRNPQGVQASPRRSPHHVVRWVDPTALCEELLLPLENSPRGGARVLLTGLHACGDLSVALLRHFSRPEVAALALVGCCYMKLSDPGGYPLSQWVAALPGSQLSYRLREGACHALEEYAERLQDEAPGLRTHCYRAALETAIRVARPELRRPGVQGIPRAHEIKIEQYVRRGLQRVGLDPQLPLDAAALGAQQAQENRVVAFFSLALLLAPLVETLILLDRLLYIQEQGFHAELLPIFSPELSPRNLVLVATKQPLGQAFSVLETEDG from the exons ATGGCAGGAAGCGCTGGATGGACTGACACCGCCACAGCTGGCTACCTTGCTACTGGAGGTGCCCAGGGAAGGGGAAGTGGTCAG ACCCCCTCCGAGTTCCTGGAGAACCCCAGCCAGAGCTCCCGACTCACAGCTCCATTCCGAAAACACGTCAGGCCCAAGAAGCAGCATGAGATCCGGAGGCTCGGAGAG TTGGTGAAGAAGCTGAGTGACGTCACGGCCTGCACCCAGGTTGTGGATGTGGGCTCAGGCCAG GGCCACCTGTCCCGCTTCAtgtccctggggctggggctgaagGTGAAGAGCATCGAAGGGGATCAGAGACTGGTGGGGAGAGCCCAGCACCTGGACCAGGAGCTGCTGCAGACCCTGGAGAAAGAGGACAGGAGGAACCCGCAG GGGGTGCAAGCCAGCCCTCGCCGCTCTCCACACCACGTGGTTCGGTGGGTAGACCCCacggccctgtgtgaggagcttCTGCTCCCACTGGAGAACTCGCCTCGGGGTGGGGCCCGCGTGCTGCTGACAGGCCTCCACGCCTGCGGGGACCTGAGCGTGGCCTTGCTGAGGCACTTCTCCCGCCCGGAGGTGGCGGCCCTGGCCTTGGTGGGTTGCTGCTACATGAAGCTGAGTGACCCTGGAGGCTACCCACTGAGTCAGTGGGTGGCTGCGCTGCCTGGCTCCCAGCTGTCCTACAGGCTGCGGGAGGGGGCCTGCCACGCCCTGGAGGAGTATGCGGAGAGGCTGCAGGACGAGGCCCCCGGCCTCCGCACCCACTGCTACCGAGCAGCCCTGGAGACTGCCATCCGTGTGGCCCGGCCTGAGCTGCGGCGGCCGGGCGTGCAGGGGATCCCCAGGGCCCACGAGATCAAGATTGAACA GTACGTGCGGCGCGGACTGCAGCGCGTGGGGCTGGATCCCCAGCTGCCCCTGGATGCGGCTGCCCTCGGAGCCCAGCAGGCCCAGGAGAACCGGGTGGTGGCTTTCTTcagcctggctctgctgctgGCCCCGCTGGTGGAGACACTGATTCTGCTGGACCGGCTGCTCTACATCCAGGAGCAGG gctTCCATGCTGAGCTCCTGCCCATCTTCAGCCCCGAACTCTCGCCCAGAAACCTGGTTCTGGTGGCCACCAAGCAGCCCCTGGGCCAGGCCTTCTCTGTTCTGGAGACTGAAGACGGCTGA
- the METTL25B gene encoding methyltransferase-like protein 25B isoform X2 codes for MPGVSVRGLSYEGRRQLAVNLTRVLSLYRPILDAYIIEFFTDNLWGTLPGSWQEALDGLTPPQLATLLLEVPREGEVVRYRSVWPLTLLALKSTARALAFTRMPGFQTPSEFLENPSQSSRLTAPFRKHVRPKKQHEIRRLGELVKKLSDVTACTQVVDVGSGQGHLSRFMSLGLGLKVKSIEGDQRLVGRAQHLDQELLQTLEKEDRRNPQGVQASPRRSPHHVVRWVDPTALCEELLLPLENSPRGGARVLLTGLHACGDLSVALLRHFSRPEVAALALVGCCYMKLSDPGGYPLSQWVAALPGSQLSYRLREGACHALEEYAERLQDEAPGLRTHCYRAALETAIRVARPELRRPGVQGIPRAHEIKIEQYVRRGLQRVGLDPQLPLDAAALGAQQAQENRVVAFFSLALLLAPLVETLILLDRLLYIQEQGFHAELLPIFSPELSPRNLVLVATKQPLGQAFSVLETEDG; via the exons ATGCCGGGCGTCTCCGTCCGGGGTCTCTCTTACgaggggaggaggcagctggCGGTGAACCTCACCCGTGTCCTGTCGCTCTACCGTCCCATCCTGGACGCCTACATCATC GAATTCTTCACAGACAACCTGTGGGGCACACTGCCCGGCTCATGGCAGGAAGCGCTGGATGGACTGACACCGCCACAGCTGGCTACCTTGCTACTGGAGGTGCCCAGGGAAGGGGAAGTGGTCAG GTACAGGTCGGTGTGGCCACTCACCCTGCTGGCCCTGAAGTCCACAGCCCGTGCGCTGGCCTTTACCCGGATGCCTGGGTTTCAGACCCCCTCCGAGTTCCTGGAGAACCCCAGCCAGAGCTCCCGACTCACAGCTCCATTCCGAAAACACGTCAGGCCCAAGAAGCAGCATGAGATCCGGAGGCTCGGAGAG TTGGTGAAGAAGCTGAGTGACGTCACGGCCTGCACCCAGGTTGTGGATGTGGGCTCAGGCCAG GGCCACCTGTCCCGCTTCAtgtccctggggctggggctgaagGTGAAGAGCATCGAAGGGGATCAGAGACTGGTGGGGAGAGCCCAGCACCTGGACCAGGAGCTGCTGCAGACCCTGGAGAAAGAGGACAGGAGGAACCCGCAG GGGGTGCAAGCCAGCCCTCGCCGCTCTCCACACCACGTGGTTCGGTGGGTAGACCCCacggccctgtgtgaggagcttCTGCTCCCACTGGAGAACTCGCCTCGGGGTGGGGCCCGCGTGCTGCTGACAGGCCTCCACGCCTGCGGGGACCTGAGCGTGGCCTTGCTGAGGCACTTCTCCCGCCCGGAGGTGGCGGCCCTGGCCTTGGTGGGTTGCTGCTACATGAAGCTGAGTGACCCTGGAGGCTACCCACTGAGTCAGTGGGTGGCTGCGCTGCCTGGCTCCCAGCTGTCCTACAGGCTGCGGGAGGGGGCCTGCCACGCCCTGGAGGAGTATGCGGAGAGGCTGCAGGACGAGGCCCCCGGCCTCCGCACCCACTGCTACCGAGCAGCCCTGGAGACTGCCATCCGTGTGGCCCGGCCTGAGCTGCGGCGGCCGGGCGTGCAGGGGATCCCCAGGGCCCACGAGATCAAGATTGAACA GTACGTGCGGCGCGGACTGCAGCGCGTGGGGCTGGATCCCCAGCTGCCCCTGGATGCGGCTGCCCTCGGAGCCCAGCAGGCCCAGGAGAACCGGGTGGTGGCTTTCTTcagcctggctctgctgctgGCCCCGCTGGTGGAGACACTGATTCTGCTGGACCGGCTGCTCTACATCCAGGAGCAGG gctTCCATGCTGAGCTCCTGCCCATCTTCAGCCCCGAACTCTCGCCCAGAAACCTGGTTCTGGTGGCCACCAAGCAGCCCCTGGGCCAGGCCTTCTCTGTTCTGGAGACTGAAGACGGCTGA
- the METTL25B gene encoding methyltransferase-like protein 25B isoform X5, which yields MPGVSVRGLSYEGRRQLAVNLTRVLSLYRPILDAYIIEFFTDNLWGTLPGSWQEALDGLTPPQLATLLLETPSEFLENPSQSSRLTAPFRKHVRPKKQHEIRRLGELVKKLSDVTACTQVVDVGSGQGHLSRFMSLGLGLKVKSIEGDQRLVGRAQHLDQELLQTLEKEDRRNPQGVQASPRRSPHHVVRWVDPTALCEELLLPLENSPRGGARVLLTGLHACGDLSVALLRHFSRPEVAALALVGCCYMKLSDPGGYPLSQWVAALPGSQLSYRLREGACHALEEYAERLQDEAPGLRTHCYRAALETAIRVARPELRRPGVQGIPRAHEIKIEQYVRRGLQRVGLDPQLPLDAAALGAQQAQENRVVAFFSLALLLAPLVETLILLDRLLYIQEQGFHAELLPIFSPELSPRNLVLVATKQPLGQAFSVLETEDG from the exons ATGCCGGGCGTCTCCGTCCGGGGTCTCTCTTACgaggggaggaggcagctggCGGTGAACCTCACCCGTGTCCTGTCGCTCTACCGTCCCATCCTGGACGCCTACATCATC GAATTCTTCACAGACAACCTGTGGGGCACACTGCCCGGCTCATGGCAGGAAGCGCTGGATGGACTGACACCGCCACAGCTGGCTACCTTGCTACTGGAG ACCCCCTCCGAGTTCCTGGAGAACCCCAGCCAGAGCTCCCGACTCACAGCTCCATTCCGAAAACACGTCAGGCCCAAGAAGCAGCATGAGATCCGGAGGCTCGGAGAG TTGGTGAAGAAGCTGAGTGACGTCACGGCCTGCACCCAGGTTGTGGATGTGGGCTCAGGCCAG GGCCACCTGTCCCGCTTCAtgtccctggggctggggctgaagGTGAAGAGCATCGAAGGGGATCAGAGACTGGTGGGGAGAGCCCAGCACCTGGACCAGGAGCTGCTGCAGACCCTGGAGAAAGAGGACAGGAGGAACCCGCAG GGGGTGCAAGCCAGCCCTCGCCGCTCTCCACACCACGTGGTTCGGTGGGTAGACCCCacggccctgtgtgaggagcttCTGCTCCCACTGGAGAACTCGCCTCGGGGTGGGGCCCGCGTGCTGCTGACAGGCCTCCACGCCTGCGGGGACCTGAGCGTGGCCTTGCTGAGGCACTTCTCCCGCCCGGAGGTGGCGGCCCTGGCCTTGGTGGGTTGCTGCTACATGAAGCTGAGTGACCCTGGAGGCTACCCACTGAGTCAGTGGGTGGCTGCGCTGCCTGGCTCCCAGCTGTCCTACAGGCTGCGGGAGGGGGCCTGCCACGCCCTGGAGGAGTATGCGGAGAGGCTGCAGGACGAGGCCCCCGGCCTCCGCACCCACTGCTACCGAGCAGCCCTGGAGACTGCCATCCGTGTGGCCCGGCCTGAGCTGCGGCGGCCGGGCGTGCAGGGGATCCCCAGGGCCCACGAGATCAAGATTGAACA GTACGTGCGGCGCGGACTGCAGCGCGTGGGGCTGGATCCCCAGCTGCCCCTGGATGCGGCTGCCCTCGGAGCCCAGCAGGCCCAGGAGAACCGGGTGGTGGCTTTCTTcagcctggctctgctgctgGCCCCGCTGGTGGAGACACTGATTCTGCTGGACCGGCTGCTCTACATCCAGGAGCAGG gctTCCATGCTGAGCTCCTGCCCATCTTCAGCCCCGAACTCTCGCCCAGAAACCTGGTTCTGGTGGCCACCAAGCAGCCCCTGGGCCAGGCCTTCTCTGTTCTGGAGACTGAAGACGGCTGA
- the METTL25B gene encoding methyltransferase-like protein 25B isoform X3, which produces MPGVSVRGLSYEGRRQLAVNLTRVLSLYRPILDAYIIEFFTDNLWGTLPGSWQEALDGLTPPQLATLLLEVPREGEVVRPPPSSWRTPARAPDSQLHSENTSGPRSSMRSGGSESLTTLITGEGPGDENQWPGDLCSLLFQLVKKLSDVTACTQVVDVGSGQGHLSRFMSLGLGLKVKSIEGDQRLVGRAQHLDQELLQTLEKEDRRNPQGVQASPRRSPHHVVRWVDPTALCEELLLPLENSPRGGARVLLTGLHACGDLSVALLRHFSRPEVAALALVGCCYMKLSDPGGYPLSQWVAALPGSQLSYRLREGACHALEEYAERLQDEAPGLRTHCYRAALETAIRVARPELRRPGVQGIPRAHEIKIEQYVRRGLQRVGLDPQLPLDAAALGAQQAQENRVVAFFSLALLLAPLVETLILLDRLLYIQEQGFHAELLPIFSPELSPRNLVLVATKQPLGQAFSVLETEDG; this is translated from the exons ATGCCGGGCGTCTCCGTCCGGGGTCTCTCTTACgaggggaggaggcagctggCGGTGAACCTCACCCGTGTCCTGTCGCTCTACCGTCCCATCCTGGACGCCTACATCATC GAATTCTTCACAGACAACCTGTGGGGCACACTGCCCGGCTCATGGCAGGAAGCGCTGGATGGACTGACACCGCCACAGCTGGCTACCTTGCTACTGGAGGTGCCCAGGGAAGGGGAAGTGGTCAG ACCCCCTCCGAGTTCCTGGAGAACCCCAGCCAGAGCTCCCGACTCACAGCTCCATTCCGAAAACACGTCAGGCCCAAGAAGCAGCATGAGATCCGGAGGCTCGGAGAG CTTGACCACCCTCATTACGGGTGAGGGCCCCGGGGATGAGAACCAGTGGCCAGGCGACCTTTGTTCCCTCCTCTTTCAGTTGGTGAAGAAGCTGAGTGACGTCACGGCCTGCACCCAGGTTGTGGATGTGGGCTCAGGCCAG GGCCACCTGTCCCGCTTCAtgtccctggggctggggctgaagGTGAAGAGCATCGAAGGGGATCAGAGACTGGTGGGGAGAGCCCAGCACCTGGACCAGGAGCTGCTGCAGACCCTGGAGAAAGAGGACAGGAGGAACCCGCAG GGGGTGCAAGCCAGCCCTCGCCGCTCTCCACACCACGTGGTTCGGTGGGTAGACCCCacggccctgtgtgaggagcttCTGCTCCCACTGGAGAACTCGCCTCGGGGTGGGGCCCGCGTGCTGCTGACAGGCCTCCACGCCTGCGGGGACCTGAGCGTGGCCTTGCTGAGGCACTTCTCCCGCCCGGAGGTGGCGGCCCTGGCCTTGGTGGGTTGCTGCTACATGAAGCTGAGTGACCCTGGAGGCTACCCACTGAGTCAGTGGGTGGCTGCGCTGCCTGGCTCCCAGCTGTCCTACAGGCTGCGGGAGGGGGCCTGCCACGCCCTGGAGGAGTATGCGGAGAGGCTGCAGGACGAGGCCCCCGGCCTCCGCACCCACTGCTACCGAGCAGCCCTGGAGACTGCCATCCGTGTGGCCCGGCCTGAGCTGCGGCGGCCGGGCGTGCAGGGGATCCCCAGGGCCCACGAGATCAAGATTGAACA GTACGTGCGGCGCGGACTGCAGCGCGTGGGGCTGGATCCCCAGCTGCCCCTGGATGCGGCTGCCCTCGGAGCCCAGCAGGCCCAGGAGAACCGGGTGGTGGCTTTCTTcagcctggctctgctgctgGCCCCGCTGGTGGAGACACTGATTCTGCTGGACCGGCTGCTCTACATCCAGGAGCAGG gctTCCATGCTGAGCTCCTGCCCATCTTCAGCCCCGAACTCTCGCCCAGAAACCTGGTTCTGGTGGCCACCAAGCAGCCCCTGGGCCAGGCCTTCTCTGTTCTGGAGACTGAAGACGGCTGA
- the METTL25B gene encoding methyltransferase-like protein 25B isoform X4, whose amino-acid sequence MPGVSVRGLSYEGRRQLAVNLTRVLSLYRPILDAYIIEFFTDNLWGTLPGSWQEALDGLTPPQLATLLLESTARALAFTRMPGFQTPSEFLENPSQSSRLTAPFRKHVRPKKQHEIRRLGELVKKLSDVTACTQVVDVGSGQGHLSRFMSLGLGLKVKSIEGDQRLVGRAQHLDQELLQTLEKEDRRNPQGVQASPRRSPHHVVRWVDPTALCEELLLPLENSPRGGARVLLTGLHACGDLSVALLRHFSRPEVAALALVGCCYMKLSDPGGYPLSQWVAALPGSQLSYRLREGACHALEEYAERLQDEAPGLRTHCYRAALETAIRVARPELRRPGVQGIPRAHEIKIEQYVRRGLQRVGLDPQLPLDAAALGAQQAQENRVVAFFSLALLLAPLVETLILLDRLLYIQEQGFHAELLPIFSPELSPRNLVLVATKQPLGQAFSVLETEDG is encoded by the exons ATGCCGGGCGTCTCCGTCCGGGGTCTCTCTTACgaggggaggaggcagctggCGGTGAACCTCACCCGTGTCCTGTCGCTCTACCGTCCCATCCTGGACGCCTACATCATC GAATTCTTCACAGACAACCTGTGGGGCACACTGCCCGGCTCATGGCAGGAAGCGCTGGATGGACTGACACCGCCACAGCTGGCTACCTTGCTACTGGAG TCCACAGCCCGTGCGCTGGCCTTTACCCGGATGCCTGGGTTTCAGACCCCCTCCGAGTTCCTGGAGAACCCCAGCCAGAGCTCCCGACTCACAGCTCCATTCCGAAAACACGTCAGGCCCAAGAAGCAGCATGAGATCCGGAGGCTCGGAGAG TTGGTGAAGAAGCTGAGTGACGTCACGGCCTGCACCCAGGTTGTGGATGTGGGCTCAGGCCAG GGCCACCTGTCCCGCTTCAtgtccctggggctggggctgaagGTGAAGAGCATCGAAGGGGATCAGAGACTGGTGGGGAGAGCCCAGCACCTGGACCAGGAGCTGCTGCAGACCCTGGAGAAAGAGGACAGGAGGAACCCGCAG GGGGTGCAAGCCAGCCCTCGCCGCTCTCCACACCACGTGGTTCGGTGGGTAGACCCCacggccctgtgtgaggagcttCTGCTCCCACTGGAGAACTCGCCTCGGGGTGGGGCCCGCGTGCTGCTGACAGGCCTCCACGCCTGCGGGGACCTGAGCGTGGCCTTGCTGAGGCACTTCTCCCGCCCGGAGGTGGCGGCCCTGGCCTTGGTGGGTTGCTGCTACATGAAGCTGAGTGACCCTGGAGGCTACCCACTGAGTCAGTGGGTGGCTGCGCTGCCTGGCTCCCAGCTGTCCTACAGGCTGCGGGAGGGGGCCTGCCACGCCCTGGAGGAGTATGCGGAGAGGCTGCAGGACGAGGCCCCCGGCCTCCGCACCCACTGCTACCGAGCAGCCCTGGAGACTGCCATCCGTGTGGCCCGGCCTGAGCTGCGGCGGCCGGGCGTGCAGGGGATCCCCAGGGCCCACGAGATCAAGATTGAACA GTACGTGCGGCGCGGACTGCAGCGCGTGGGGCTGGATCCCCAGCTGCCCCTGGATGCGGCTGCCCTCGGAGCCCAGCAGGCCCAGGAGAACCGGGTGGTGGCTTTCTTcagcctggctctgctgctgGCCCCGCTGGTGGAGACACTGATTCTGCTGGACCGGCTGCTCTACATCCAGGAGCAGG gctTCCATGCTGAGCTCCTGCCCATCTTCAGCCCCGAACTCTCGCCCAGAAACCTGGTTCTGGTGGCCACCAAGCAGCCCCTGGGCCAGGCCTTCTCTGTTCTGGAGACTGAAGACGGCTGA
- the METTL25B gene encoding methyltransferase-like protein 25B isoform X1 → MPGVSVRGLSYEGRRQLAVNLTRVLSLYRPILDAYIIEFFTDNLWGTLPGSWQEALDGLTPPQLATLLLEVPREGEVVSPQPVRWPLPGCLGFRPPPSSWRTPARAPDSQLHSENTSGPRSSMRSGGSESLTTLITGEGPGDENQWPGDLCSLLFQLVKKLSDVTACTQVVDVGSGQGHLSRFMSLGLGLKVKSIEGDQRLVGRAQHLDQELLQTLEKEDRRNPQGVQASPRRSPHHVVRWVDPTALCEELLLPLENSPRGGARVLLTGLHACGDLSVALLRHFSRPEVAALALVGCCYMKLSDPGGYPLSQWVAALPGSQLSYRLREGACHALEEYAERLQDEAPGLRTHCYRAALETAIRVARPELRRPGVQGIPRAHEIKIEQYVRRGLQRVGLDPQLPLDAAALGAQQAQENRVVAFFSLALLLAPLVETLILLDRLLYIQEQGFHAELLPIFSPELSPRNLVLVATKQPLGQAFSVLETEDG, encoded by the exons ATGCCGGGCGTCTCCGTCCGGGGTCTCTCTTACgaggggaggaggcagctggCGGTGAACCTCACCCGTGTCCTGTCGCTCTACCGTCCCATCCTGGACGCCTACATCATC GAATTCTTCACAGACAACCTGTGGGGCACACTGCCCGGCTCATGGCAGGAAGCGCTGGATGGACTGACACCGCCACAGCTGGCTACCTTGCTACTGGAGGTGCCCAGGGAAGGGGAAGTGGTCAG TCCACAGCCCGTGCGCTGGCCTTTACCCGGATGCCTGGGTTTCAGACCCCCTCCGAGTTCCTGGAGAACCCCAGCCAGAGCTCCCGACTCACAGCTCCATTCCGAAAACACGTCAGGCCCAAGAAGCAGCATGAGATCCGGAGGCTCGGAGAG CTTGACCACCCTCATTACGGGTGAGGGCCCCGGGGATGAGAACCAGTGGCCAGGCGACCTTTGTTCCCTCCTCTTTCAGTTGGTGAAGAAGCTGAGTGACGTCACGGCCTGCACCCAGGTTGTGGATGTGGGCTCAGGCCAG GGCCACCTGTCCCGCTTCAtgtccctggggctggggctgaagGTGAAGAGCATCGAAGGGGATCAGAGACTGGTGGGGAGAGCCCAGCACCTGGACCAGGAGCTGCTGCAGACCCTGGAGAAAGAGGACAGGAGGAACCCGCAG GGGGTGCAAGCCAGCCCTCGCCGCTCTCCACACCACGTGGTTCGGTGGGTAGACCCCacggccctgtgtgaggagcttCTGCTCCCACTGGAGAACTCGCCTCGGGGTGGGGCCCGCGTGCTGCTGACAGGCCTCCACGCCTGCGGGGACCTGAGCGTGGCCTTGCTGAGGCACTTCTCCCGCCCGGAGGTGGCGGCCCTGGCCTTGGTGGGTTGCTGCTACATGAAGCTGAGTGACCCTGGAGGCTACCCACTGAGTCAGTGGGTGGCTGCGCTGCCTGGCTCCCAGCTGTCCTACAGGCTGCGGGAGGGGGCCTGCCACGCCCTGGAGGAGTATGCGGAGAGGCTGCAGGACGAGGCCCCCGGCCTCCGCACCCACTGCTACCGAGCAGCCCTGGAGACTGCCATCCGTGTGGCCCGGCCTGAGCTGCGGCGGCCGGGCGTGCAGGGGATCCCCAGGGCCCACGAGATCAAGATTGAACA GTACGTGCGGCGCGGACTGCAGCGCGTGGGGCTGGATCCCCAGCTGCCCCTGGATGCGGCTGCCCTCGGAGCCCAGCAGGCCCAGGAGAACCGGGTGGTGGCTTTCTTcagcctggctctgctgctgGCCCCGCTGGTGGAGACACTGATTCTGCTGGACCGGCTGCTCTACATCCAGGAGCAGG gctTCCATGCTGAGCTCCTGCCCATCTTCAGCCCCGAACTCTCGCCCAGAAACCTGGTTCTGGTGGCCACCAAGCAGCCCCTGGGCCAGGCCTTCTCTGTTCTGGAGACTGAAGACGGCTGA
- the METTL25B gene encoding methyltransferase-like protein 25B isoform X6, whose protein sequence is MAGSAGWTDTATAGYLATGGAQGRGSGQSTARALAFTRMPGFQTPSEFLENPSQSSRLTAPFRKHVRPKKQHEIRRLGELVKKLSDVTACTQVVDVGSGQGHLSRFMSLGLGLKVKSIEGDQRLVGRAQHLDQELLQTLEKEDRRNPQGVQASPRRSPHHVVRWVDPTALCEELLLPLENSPRGGARVLLTGLHACGDLSVALLRHFSRPEVAALALVGCCYMKLSDPGGYPLSQWVAALPGSQLSYRLREGACHALEEYAERLQDEAPGLRTHCYRAALETAIRVARPELRRPGVQGIPRAHEIKIEQYVRRGLQRVGLDPQLPLDAAALGAQQAQENRVVAFFSLALLLAPLVETLILLDRLLYIQEQGFHAELLPIFSPELSPRNLVLVATKQPLGQAFSVLETEDG, encoded by the exons ATGGCAGGAAGCGCTGGATGGACTGACACCGCCACAGCTGGCTACCTTGCTACTGGAGGTGCCCAGGGAAGGGGAAGTGGTCAG TCCACAGCCCGTGCGCTGGCCTTTACCCGGATGCCTGGGTTTCAGACCCCCTCCGAGTTCCTGGAGAACCCCAGCCAGAGCTCCCGACTCACAGCTCCATTCCGAAAACACGTCAGGCCCAAGAAGCAGCATGAGATCCGGAGGCTCGGAGAG TTGGTGAAGAAGCTGAGTGACGTCACGGCCTGCACCCAGGTTGTGGATGTGGGCTCAGGCCAG GGCCACCTGTCCCGCTTCAtgtccctggggctggggctgaagGTGAAGAGCATCGAAGGGGATCAGAGACTGGTGGGGAGAGCCCAGCACCTGGACCAGGAGCTGCTGCAGACCCTGGAGAAAGAGGACAGGAGGAACCCGCAG GGGGTGCAAGCCAGCCCTCGCCGCTCTCCACACCACGTGGTTCGGTGGGTAGACCCCacggccctgtgtgaggagcttCTGCTCCCACTGGAGAACTCGCCTCGGGGTGGGGCCCGCGTGCTGCTGACAGGCCTCCACGCCTGCGGGGACCTGAGCGTGGCCTTGCTGAGGCACTTCTCCCGCCCGGAGGTGGCGGCCCTGGCCTTGGTGGGTTGCTGCTACATGAAGCTGAGTGACCCTGGAGGCTACCCACTGAGTCAGTGGGTGGCTGCGCTGCCTGGCTCCCAGCTGTCCTACAGGCTGCGGGAGGGGGCCTGCCACGCCCTGGAGGAGTATGCGGAGAGGCTGCAGGACGAGGCCCCCGGCCTCCGCACCCACTGCTACCGAGCAGCCCTGGAGACTGCCATCCGTGTGGCCCGGCCTGAGCTGCGGCGGCCGGGCGTGCAGGGGATCCCCAGGGCCCACGAGATCAAGATTGAACA GTACGTGCGGCGCGGACTGCAGCGCGTGGGGCTGGATCCCCAGCTGCCCCTGGATGCGGCTGCCCTCGGAGCCCAGCAGGCCCAGGAGAACCGGGTGGTGGCTTTCTTcagcctggctctgctgctgGCCCCGCTGGTGGAGACACTGATTCTGCTGGACCGGCTGCTCTACATCCAGGAGCAGG gctTCCATGCTGAGCTCCTGCCCATCTTCAGCCCCGAACTCTCGCCCAGAAACCTGGTTCTGGTGGCCACCAAGCAGCCCCTGGGCCAGGCCTTCTCTGTTCTGGAGACTGAAGACGGCTGA
- the MRPL24 gene encoding large ribosomal subunit protein uL24m, producing the protein MRLSALLALASKVTLPPNYRYGMSRPGSLADKRKNPPGTRRRPVAVEPISDEDWHLFCGDRVEVLEGKDAGKQGKVVQVIRQRNWVVVEGLNTHFRYIRQTKDDRGNMVPSEAPLLHNQVKLVDPVDRKSTEVEWRFNEAGERVRVSTRSGRIIPKPEFPRADGIIPETWIDGPKDTSVEDALERTYVPRLKTLEEEVMEAMGIQETRRHRKVYWY; encoded by the exons ATGCGTCTCTCTGCCCTGCTGGCCTTGGCGTCCAAGGTCACGCTGCCCCCCAACTACCGCTACGGGATGAGCCGCCCAGGCAGCCTGGCAGACAAGAGGAAGAACCCTCCAGGGACCCGGCGGCGCCCAGTGGCTGTGGAGCCCATCTCTGATGAAGACTGGCATCTGTTCTGTGGGGACAGG GTGGAAGTCCTGGAAGGCAAGGATGCCGGCAAGCAAGGCAAGGTCGTTCAAGTTATCCGGCAACGAAACTGGGTGGTCGTGGAGGGACTGAACACC CATTTCCGCTACATTCGCCAGACCAAGGATGACCGGGGAAACATGGTCCCTAGCGAAGCACCCCTGCTCCACAACCAGGTCAAACTTGTGGATCCTGTGGACAG GAAATCCACTGAGGTGGAGTGGAGATTCAATGAGGCAGGAGAGCGGGTCCGAGTCTCCACAAGATCAGGAAGAATTATCCCCAAACCTGAATTTCCCAGAGCTGACGGCATCATCCCTGAAACATGGATTG ATGGCCCCAAAGACACGTCAGTGGAAGATGCTCTAGAAAGAACCTATGTACCCCGTCTGAAGACCCTGGAGGAGGAGGTGATGGAGGCGATGGGGATCCAGGAGACTCGGAGACACAGGAAAGTCTACTGGTACTGA